ggCCCCAGCAACACCTTGAAAGTTTCGCGTGTCCTCCAATTGATTTCGCTTATTATTTCGCCAACTACTGAAAATCAATAATGttgcgccgtttcgttaccgtagacgaaacatggatccaccacaccacaccagagaccaaagaacaatcaagacagtgggtttctccgggtgaacgtgcaccaaagaaggccaaggtgggtctgtcggccaacaaggtcatggccacagttttttgggatgcacaaggtatcattcacatcgattaccttgaaaagggtaaaacgatcaccggcgaatattattcagagcttttggacagattcgatattgatttgaagcagaaacgaccgcatttggcgaaaaaaaaagtgctgttccatcaggacaatgcacgggtgcacacgtgtgtagtcagcatggcaaaatttcataaattgggctacgaactgctaccccatccagcatattctccagatttagccccctgtgactattttttgtttccaaacatgaagaaatggctcggcggtaagagattcgggtcaaatgaagaggtcatcacagaaacaaacgactattttgagggccttgagaaaacctattatttggaaggaataaaaaaattggaaaaacgctggactaaatgtatagagctaaaaggagattatgttgagaaataaaacgcttctttgacgaaaaaaatatattttattcaaaaagtcacggacttatcaaacgaccctcgtaatttaaaactttgaGCACTTGCGACTCCCGAAAACGTGTGCATGGTGGAACGAGCATGTAAAGTTTATAAGACATTACTAAAAGTTTGATGCAAGTTAGCTCTAAATTTCACGGGGGACCAAGACAAATGGATTTCCTCGATCATAACACTAAGTAATATGCTCTAATTTCGACTGAGCTGAGCAGCAGGAAAGTAGTCACATGAAGGGAAATAGGCTTAATTCTATCTTTAATGGAGCCAACAACTCCAGCTTCTACTTCACAACCAGCTGCAGGTTCAAGAAGATCCAGAAAACAGTATGACATTCATTCGCAGCATCAAAGTGCAAGTCAAATGAAATCTATCCAAAAATGGCTGCATGGATCGCGGGAACGTTTCCAACAAGATCGTGGTGAGATCGAGATGGAAGGACCAAGGCTTTCGTAGATCATATGATCATAATAAGATCAAGGAGAGAGAGGTCAAGGCTCCACTCAACTACGCAAAGCCCTTGTTTTCACACTTGGATTCTTCTTCTTGGAAACTTCTTATTGTTATAGTATAGTTATGAACAGTTTTACCTATTCAGAGCTTTAGGGATACCTGAAGTGAAAATCGAATCTTTATGGttatgcaaaacaaattaattttccagtCTTATAGTAAACACGTTACACCTAATTTTCTTTAGGCTATATATTTCAGTCCGCTAAGTCTTGCACCCGATGATGCAAGTTCACTGCTTTTGCTGCGTGCTTCTATTATACTTCAGTTTATTAGAGGTATCTTCTCAAGATGACTCTAAAGTACCGCCAACTGAAGCAACTGCATCCACCATAGCGGCCGAAGAAGCTCCTAAGGACAGTAAACCAGAAGCCGCTGGTTCATCCAAGTGCAAGCCAGATGAAATTCTTTCCGAAAATGGCTGCGTAAACCGCGATAACTTTCTGAAGAAGATCATGATGAGAACCTGGAAGGACGAAGGCTTCGGCAATGCAATGGCGAGAGCTGGCCTGGTCGACGTGATGCAGTGCAAGGAGGACGAGGTGAGGACTCCATTTGGCTGCTCAAAGCCACCGTTTCCACCACACAGGGATTCAAATCGAGTGCCAGTGCAACACAGCAGACTAGATGGCGGACGGATTATCCATGACAAGGGCATTTTTAAGCTCTATCACCATGTGGAAGATGGTGAACAGAAACCCATTCGAAAGCCTAGAGTGGTGGGACCTCCGATAACTGGGGAGAAGCGCCCCCGAAAGTACGTATTCTTGCCGGGAAGGAGCATTGGAAAGGGACACAAGTGTCGGGCTAATGAGGTCCGGGGAAGAAGGAGTCGCTGCATTCAAAGAAAACGGCCAGTTGGCAAACGACACCATGGGGtcaacgaaaacgaaaacgaaaaagggGAATAAACTAACATATACTTTGGATTATTACACCGTTTCAATAAAGGAAACTCTTGCGTGTTTGTATGCAGAAAATGTTTTTACCTCCAGTTGCAGTTTATGTTTAAGGCTAAGCAAATAAGTTTATATTTACTTGATACTACAGACAAATAGTATAGTTATCAAAAGTTAACTTAATAAAATCTTTGAATCGAATCTTTATGGTAATGCAGAACCAATTAATTTTCCAGTCTTACACTAAACACGTTACACCTCAATGTCTGTATGATATATATCTCAGTACGCTAAGTCTTGCACCCCAAGATGCAAGTTCACCGCCTTTTCTGCGGTCTTTTATTATACTACAGTTTATTACTGGCCTCTTCCCAAGATGAACCTAAGGTACCGCCAACTGAACCCACTGCATCACCCATAGCTGCCGAAGAAGCTAGCAAACCAGCTAGTAAACCGGAGGCTTCTGGTTCATCCAAGTGCAAGTCAGATGAGATTCTTTCCGAAAATGGCTGCGTGAATCGCGACAACTTTCTGAACAAGATCATGTTGAGAACCTGGAAGGACGAAGGCTTTGGCAATGCAATGGCGAGAGCTGGCCTGGTCGACCTGATGCAGTGCAAGGAGGATGAGGTGAGGACTCCATTTGGCTGCTCCAAGCCACCGTTTCCACCACACAGGGATTCAAATCGAGTGCCAGTGCACCACAGCAGCTTGCACCGTGAGCAGATTGTGTACTCCAATTACGGATCGGTACGCAGCGTGCATCAGGAAAAGATCAAGATCGAAAAAGAGAAAAGGGCGCCATACACGGGTCCCCCCATTTCGGGGCACAATGTTCCCCGAGAGAACTACATCCTGCCGGGCAGGTTGCTCCGAAGCGCACGGAAGTGTCGCCCATATGAGAGTCCCGGGAAAGACGGTCAGTGTCATCTGAAGAAGGGTAAGACGGGAAATTACAAGCACGGCAACCACGTCTATGGACTCCAGTTGAGGCACCGACACGAGGCAAAAGGATAGAAACTCTGCTAATCGACTTTTATACTCGGCAAATAAAGAACTTTCCAAAAAGTGTTGTCTACTATGAACTTGCCATTATTTTGTGGCTTCTTTTGAGTATCTGAAATACAAATGCCCGAAGTGAGTATTAATTGCTTGTCTTGGCAGCCAATAGGGAATACGTTTTCCAACAATGTTCGATGTGCACAACCCAAACACATATGGCCATTATGGACATTTAATGCTGCTCACCATCGAGCCcttgacaaatttaatttaattttatattgtgTGTGCTGGGTCGTTTTGTTTTACGACAGCATGCCCTTTCTTGGGACCCATTGAGAGCAAATTAGTTGCTCGCCTTAAGTCCGAGCCATTGACAAAGGATTAATCAAAACAGATAGatgagtgtgagtgtgcgtgagtgtgcgTGAGTGTCCTTTAAGGATCGCATTATGCTGAAAACATGGAAGGGGATTATGAATATAAAAGCGTAATTAAATGGGATTTGCGCCTTTGGGTtggcttttcttttcaatGGAGGCAACACACTTTGAAATGGCTTCGTTGTGGCAATATGGATGGCTTTGACATGCTAATTAGTTAACCTCGCacgcctgtgtgtgtgcgtatgcgagtgtgtgtgcgagtgtgtgtgcgagtgcgtTTGGGGCcacattgctcatacgccgcgtttGACAGACCCCAGACGCGCAACCAAGTGGCTGCTGTTCCCAGCGCTCCGAGCGGCGCCCAAAACATGATGAATAGTTTTGCAATAATTACATTACACGGCAGTTTCGAGCTCGGCCAGCCGAAAGAAAGTCACACGTGGCTGACGTTTGGATCAAGTGGAAGTTCGGACGACTTTCCTCCACATggcgaaatatttaaataaatttctcttaaattttaaatttaggTAAATAAGTAAGTCAGAGTACAAAGActtaaatatctaaatatgGAATTATTGTGCGAAATATACTCACAAAATATACCTAGAAACCGCAGAGATCTGAAAACCAAGTGTGGAAAACACTTCCTACTCGATACTATGCTATTTTACCTCTATGTGTAAATGGCACATCAATGGGCATAGTGAAATGCAGATGATGATGCGGCGGCTAGGAGAGGGCATTAATCATGTTCGGAGGTAATTAGCAATTAATAACGTTTCGCAAACTGTAAATTTATCGCCTGCTGCTCCGTCTTAGGAATTTCCCATCATAAATTACGTCTTCCGGCTTATGAATGAAGTGAAAAATGATCCGATGGCCATCAAATGTCTCTTGCCATCGATTGCGACTTCCGTTTTATTCCAGTTGACATTTGGCCCGTTTTGAGGATTTGCCTTTGAACTCTTACCAAAGAGTCGATTCTTTTGGTATATATGCAATATGGAAATTTACAAAGCCGGCATTTGCATCTTGTCATGCAGTCAAAGTTAATATGATTGATGGCTTAATCAATGACTGCTCTTATTGCTGCTCCTGAAATAGCTTTGATTTCTTAACTGGAAATGCCTTTAAGCCATTGGGACAGCAACAGTTCATGTAAACTGCATGAAAAATGCACAACTTGAATGAGATTGGCTTATGTATAAGtataaaagaaattatttgaaattagtATTCAGTTTTCAAATGCTTTTTCAACAGGTTTGCTGATAATTTTTCATCTAGAGTtctagaaaatatttttccaatttgcTTACATGAAtgttataatttgtttaatgggaaaacagttttttggcttcttttcaacttttcaaaagtgtctATGCGGTGCATACCTCACATTTCGTTGCTATTCCCAATAAAATATAGTCTCGTTCGTAATACCTTAAACCATTTAAGTCGCCTTCAGCCGGACAAGTGTCGAGTGAAATTTATGGTTTCGCTGCGAGAACGACGCGTGAAATTGGCTCCTAATTGCCGCGAATGAAATGTCACAGCCTTTGGCTGACTGAAATCTAGAGGGAGATGTGGGTGggtatgcatatatattctGGGATGATGGGATGATGGGGGAAAATCAAGCGAAACTCATTTCGATACACTTGAGTTGATTTGTTTGCGTGGCAGAGGCCATACACaattctatttaaatttagGCATGGATTTGGAAGTGGTTTGGCAAATCTTGTCATAAATTCCGCAGCCAATTCGAATAAATCAGTGCAGTGATTAGTGGTCCGGTCCActagcatttatttataatgcaTGCATAACGACTTTATTTATAGCTGCGCATCGAATCAGTCATGTTGCAACATTGCCACTTGCAATCACATATATGGGAGCCCTTTTGCGTGTATTTGCTGGAATTTATGCGTCAATGCACCTGGCGAAAAAAAGTAGTACATGCGGCACTCACAGTCACAGTGACGTGCGGAAAAAGTGCGAGTGGTAATATATGCAAGAGGGACACTGCACATGACAGTGGCACTCGTTTTATTTACACGACAAGTGGCAATTACAAAAATCCGGTGGCAGTCACTGCTCATTTCGCTGCATGTTCGAGTGGCATGAAAATGTTGCGATTTCCATTCACATTTGCCCCTTTGCCACTTGAGAAGCAATCCACATGTAAATCCGAAATCCGAAATCCGATTGCTTCCCTCTAAATTCCAGCACATATTCGCCGATAATTGCTTGGCTTTGATTTCTGCTCACTGAATATGGCTTTGAAGATTCGGGCCTAATTGCTAgccatatgtacatatctcTTGGCCAACTATTTGGCCAAAGCCAATGAACAGCAATGGCAGCGCTTTTTATGTATGAAATGGTCTTATTGATGAAATTGTTTACACGTGTAATTAAGTTACCCGTGCAGTAAATGTGTTGATGATGTgaacaaatttatttgccatatTATTTGCATATGTTTAAGCCgagtatttcatttttttgctgcccaccattattgttattactaTGGCCGAGATTCGCTGGATGCCGGACTTTGGCTCAGTCCGTTTGGctcgtaaatatttatgctgcaGCCGTATTGTTGTCGGAATTAAAACGGCAAACATGACActcgaaaaaataataaagcaatCAGTTAAGCGCAGTAGCTGCGCAGCTACTGTTCGGgtaattatataaattgtttACTTATGCCAGCGGAACTGCCTATGTGTTTATACTGTTTATTTATCATCTCGGTAcgagtgtgcgagtgcgagtgcaaTCAAATTTTACGTGCTTATAGTTCAGCTtagcattaaattaaaatacgcACCAGCGCTTACAAGCACCTCGGATGATGTCAATTGCCATAAAAACACGCTCGTAAACGCAacgttacgcatacgccatgtcATGCAGGAACCTCGACGACCACGACGACGTCACCATTTTGCCTAGATGTTGTCAAACATGGCCAGACAAGGAGCGCCGGACAGGAACACCTCACTCATTGGGCCAACCAGTGGCTGGGAGCCTCATGCCAGTGATGACAGCTTTAAACTGCTGAAGGGAAATGCTTCACACTACACCGGAAGTCATTagtaataattatattatatgaatattttattatctgtGTACTAgtaaaaattcattttaggCAGTATGATTCTACTTAATGGtccttaataaatatttatagttataGTAAGGCTGAAATAGGATTTTCCTCCTGGCTAGGATGCCATCTCCGCTCGATCCCTACGCTCCGGCACTTGTTCCATTTTGTAGTTGGATTGCGGGCGTTTAAGAGCCAGTGCCTCCACGGACACTCACTCACATCGACTCCGTAGTCGGAGTATTTTGTATTCCGTACTACGTACGCACTACGTAGTCAGTCCGTGTTCCGTGTGGCTGTGCAGATAATGCTGATGATTTTGATGTTCGTGTCATTGTCGTTCGAAAGCGTTATGCGTGACGAAACGGAAGCTCTTAAAAGGCACAATGAATAAACGCTGGAAATGAGGCCAAAAGCCGCATACCCAAAAAAGCATACCCAGTGCGACTGGTGTCTGATTTCTGGCAGGCAGTGTCCTGCGGTTCGCCATGGCACATTAAGAAGGACTCTGGCTGTAAATTCTCCCTGTTTTATGCGCATTTCGTTACGCCCTGATGCCGCCGCCGCTCTTTCTTGGCCGGAAGCTCCGGCTCCGACGATTCCGTACCCCGGATTTCGGGTTCCTGGTCCAAGGCAATCGCCACGCCCCGCAAATATTTCCGTAGGAAAACAAGCCGGTGGTTGGGGcttcattattttaattagatgCGAGTGTGCCCGGTCGGATGATGATGGCGCTGCGTCAGAAGGATCGCGGGACAGCTGCTCcacattatttaattgaattaaaccAAAACCTCTGTCAAGCGCCGAGCGCCAGGagtataatacatttttaatttcgccATATTTACGTTCGTCAAAATTACCCAAATTAAAAACTCTTTTATTCAAGGGAGAGCATAATGTCACATAGCAATGGGACTGTGAATCTGAATATTCAATAGATTCTAATAATCTATAGACTTGACATCTGcttaatttattgcaaatcTTTTTTctaaatgtgtatatattggCCAAGATAAATGCAACACTGTGCGGCATTAGCATAAAATATAAGCACAATTTACACATATTCGCAGCATATTTTTTGGGCCAACCGTTCCAGCTGGCAATTTGCTTAGCTgccatttaaatatcaataatCCCTGTGCCCGTTGACCGAAGAGCCATTGCTCACGCCATTTCTGCCCGGGACTGAGACATATTGTCCGCAGACCAGACCACACACCCACCATCCCACCCGTAAAAAATCACCGACGGACGGAGTCTATCTGTCAAATACATCAAATCTTCGCCCCTCGCTTCCCTGAGCAAACATGCCAAGCCAGGCGGAGCTGAGAAGAGCTGAGCCGAGAAGTGAGCCAAGTCTGAAATGTGTATATCATTTGGATTGATTGCTGGGTCCACACAGGGGCCAACCCATGTCACACTCGCAAAAAACTGTGGTCATTTCATTACTGCACTGAACGGTTAGCACTGCAATTAACATAAATCAGCTGCTCATCCTCAagtaaatgatttatttttgctgaatacatatttcgattttttcaCAACAAGTACAGCTTACTATTAATGCAAAATCGAAATTCAAGGGACATAATTGAAAGAAAGGATATACTTGTATTCAGAAGGAAATACGTTTTATAAGCCAAATCTTCATGAAATAATAACTGTTGAAATAAATAGCTAAACAGCGATTTCCAACAGAAACAAGTTATTTAATTGAGTTGCAACCATATGCTCATATGCTTAGAACACtgtttttttcagtgtagACCAGAGGCCCAACTAGAGAAGTTTTGGGGCTGAGCACGTGTGGTGTGGTGTCTTTGTTTGCGGCTGTCGGGCTGCGTTTGTTTGgcgagtgggtggttggttgaACTTGCGTGTGTGGCGGATGTGTTTTCCGCTAGGCGGCTGTGGTGGGCTGGAAAGAGGGGTGCAGGGGGAGGTACTGAAGGAAGTGGAAAACCGGTACCGGAAGGTGCAACGCCGGCCACCAGACGCCATTGCGCGGCGGCGTCTTCTGGCCCGCTTGTCACACTCAGTTTGTCGGCGCGTGCAGCGGCTGAAATGAGTTATGGCCCACTGGGGGTTTTGGCCAATGGATCACGGCTTAAAGCTGGCCAAAAATTCAACAGGGCGAAATGATCATCGCGAGCCGCAGGCGGCAGACCGCACATAAAAAGCCATAAATAGTCAACTTGAGGCTGAAGTTTCTGGCTCGCCTTGCTGGAACAATACACAACACATTCAGCaccacacacatatacatacatagcaCTCTGCACTCTGAGCTGCTGAGGAAACTCGGGATGCAGAAGATGTCGACGAAGTGCAAAGCGCTTCAAACGATTTTCCGCAAAGTTGACTGCCTCCTGCAGTGGAAGGTGTTTCAAGTGTGCACCGCCGGcgtcacgcccacaaacgcACActcgccacgcccacacaccaGCCCAATTGCACGGAAAGAAAGTGGGAAAATTctattcttttatattttgggTGTATATAGCTTAAAGTGAAACATTATAGATGTGCGATGCTTTTGCTTGCATTTAAATCTTTGTATGACGAGCAATAAAGTGATGCAAATTCTTAGCCAAAATGTCACGCTGACATTTGAGAATTCAAAGAAAAGGAATACATTTCTTTCTCAGTGCAGCTAACATTCCGCTTGTATCCCAATCTTTTATACTGCGAGATGGGTCGTGTGTGCTTGCATGTTTACTGTCACAACAGCAGCGACGCCGCCGACTGAAATAAAATTCTCGCCAAAAGCCTTAAGGTATTCCGCACCAGCAAAATATGCGAGTTTGTAGGACCAACCGACGGCACCATGGAGCATGGAGTTGAGCTGGAAAAGCGACCGGCAAAGGCGGAGGGCAGGACACTTGGGAATGGGTCGCCAACTTCACACCCAATCGCGGCAAATTTTTGGCAACAAACTTTTCTGCGAACTGAAGACGCAGCCGGAAAAGCAGTAAAACGAACTAGTCGAAGTTGGAGTCGAAGAAGAGAAATCAAAAACACTAAAAACTATTTTCCCAAGGAAATCGTTCCATAAGAAAGTAATATTCCTGTTAGGTGAAATGTGTAAAAGATAAGATGAAATGGCAGTGTTTTAAATACAACTCtagttttaaacatttatatgcAATAATATAGTGAAATGGAACTactttttttcgagtgcagtTTAGAGCTGAGTTAGTGGAGTGTCGGAATGCGAAAGCGAAGTACTCGCGAGTGTGGACGAGGACTTTGCTGCTGTGCCAGAAGATGTGGGAAGTGCTTTCCAGTGGGCGTAGATGGTAGGATGCCAGGATGGGTACGGAGATATAGGTGCGCCGTGCAGCCAGGACGAGTGGCGAATTTATTGCCCAGGGAAGCATATCGTGGCCCGACGTCTCCCGAGGATCCTGCTGCCTTCGGAGGGGGCTGCAACATGTCGCAAAGTTGTCGAAGCAGGGAATAAAGTTTGCGAACGGGCGCTCCAAGAAGTTCGGCATCCGAGGCGCACAAAAAATTAGGGGCTGAATATGTTTTAGTGGCGCTACAGTGCTGACAGTTCTGTAAAATATACGCCGCGCTCATAATTTATATCAGTTTTGTTAACTCGACGTGACTGCGTCGCGGGCTCTCGCCGGAATAGGCTGCCAAATGTCTGCCGGAGCATCTGGAAGTCTCCCAATCTCCGGTCCTTAGCTCCGGCTCACTCGAAGGCTGAGCTCCTGACTCCCTGGACGCCTTCCACGGAGTCAAGAACAACGGCCGCACGTTCGTGCAATTAGCCAAATGGCCCCACCATCTGAGTTATTTGACTTCGCATGCTCTTTGCGCCCCACTTTTTGGCTAGACCCGAAACTAGACTCACCATTTGGCAATAGAAAAAGCGCTcaaaaagccacaaaatgtGCTCACAGAGccatattcaaaaataaaaataatgccacatttattttttattacaaatattttaaataaatgcaaagcaTTGCAAATTGTAgcttttattcatttaaagAAACTATTTTGTACTGTTGCTAGTTTTTAAAGACATTGCGTTCTGTCTAAAAAGTAAATGTAATAATCTGCAAAGGCAAggatttaaatacaatttttaaaaattttaaaaggAAAAGGTTTACTAATTGGATTACAGTAGAAACTATCACTAACAAGTGATTGCAATACTTTTGCTGCACTGGCTGGGTACTCGACCAACCTGGCGGATACGTAACTGAAACTACTCATTCAGGACTGAGAGCCACAAATGCCAACGGTCTGCCCCACAATAACTCAAATCCCAAATGCCTGCCATTAGTggtctgcagcagcagccccctcatagtttttgtttaattaactggcgagctgggagctgggagctgggagcttgGAGTCTCAAAGAGGGGAAGCCCGGAGAGCATTGTTAATCCACTTTGAAAACTCAAAATGCTCTAATCTTTAAATGTGTGGGGTTGTGGAGCACTGAAAGCTGACCACAAGAACAGCCGCAGCCCATAATGACAAAAGGGGATTTTCCACTTGCCGTGCCTTGATTTTCCTCTGAATTCATAACGgactttatatttattgcactGGCATCAAAGAGTATATGTACAAACTGACTGCAAAGCTATTATACAGATGTAGACATTTCTTTGAAATAGTTGTACAATGTAAAAATTTAAGTGTAAAATGGAAACGATTTTTACAAATCTGTTATTCAGGCtgtgaaataattgaaatataataaaaaggcAGGATGATACCATTGTTACACCAGTGTTCCCGCCACGTATTTCCTTTGGTTTTATTCGCGCTAATCAAATTACTTTAATTAGCCCATTCTGGTCATTAAAGTAAGCGGCAACCAACTCGGGAGCAAAGACTGCGggttttgtttgtgtgtcctGGGACTCCATTCGACTGTCAATCAGAGACGAAGGAGCGATTTCGAATCGAATGATGGGAAATTGACAAAATGAAATCAGTCATAAGAATCATAAGAATCAAGAGCAATGCAGCAAGGAACAATAACAATAAGAGTAAATCTCATTATTCTTCATTTGATTTCACATTCGCAGGCTCTTGAGAATCGAGGCGAATCGAATGAATCTCGCCTTTCACACGCAGCACACACAGCAGTTCGTAACGTTGTTTACCACCCGCCCATTGTTgttataaatttcaattaaataaaaatcaaattaaattatatgatGGCCATCGACGATGATAATGAAAACGAGGACatcgatgatgatgatgatgatgatgatgacgatggcaTCGCAATGGctatggcaatggcaatggcgatggatATGACGATGGATATATGGCGTGCAGCCGGAGATAGCGAGGCTGGGCCATAATTGAAATCTTCAATGTGCTGATTTTAATGGCCACACAGTCATTGCAATTACTCGTACTTTGGTACGAGTTGGTAGTCCATCAAAGACCGCCTGATTTATTGCTTTGTCTTGGTCGACTCGCAGTAATGAGCCGCATCCCTGGGTTAATTACTCTCCATAGAGCCAGAGTTACGTACCGATTTCGAGTCgcattctgattctgattccgattctgattctgattccgattccgattctgtATCGATTCGCAATCAGGCTGAGAGCCCACTGAATCGCTCGCCTTTTGTGACATGCAATCTTTGTCatgttttcgttttgattttcAGCTGGGCAAAACCCAAttcgtttttgatttgattgcagAATATCCTTGTGGCCCCCATCCTAGATCatccttttccccttttattctttttcattttgcggCCACAATTTAGTGCATTTTACATTGTTTGTAATGTCAGCAATGACAGTTgatgctgccgctgcagctgcagttgttgttgtcattcCATAATTCGACCCAGGCGACCGGTTTTCCCAGCTTTCCCGGCTTTTCGTTCTCGTTTCCCTGCTGCTGGCAAAGCGGGCAAACAAAGTTGACATTGTGCCAAGTGCAATTAATATTTGATTGCGCGCTAAGCAACTGCGTTTGACCCGCGTCGCCATCAAGTGCCAGCGAAAGcataaaactggaaaactaTGCCGGGAACTACCCATTTGCAAGCTTCAAAACGCACTTACTGCCTGGAAAAATGAACCTGATTTGCTagattataaataaataaactgttCTCCGACCAATTCATTGGTCTTACGCTTGCAAATACATTCGTGGTAATTTCTACATTTTCGGCTGCCACGTTGATATTATAAGCGAGTGAGTTAGGGACTTTTGACCACAAACTCTTC
This genomic stretch from Drosophila yakuba strain Tai18E2 chromosome 3R, Prin_Dyak_Tai18E2_2.1, whole genome shotgun sequence harbors:
- the LOC120321824 gene encoding uncharacterized protein LOC120321824, with product MMQVHCFCCVLLLYFSLLEVSSQDDSKVPPTEATASTIAAEEAPKDSKPEAAGSSKCKPDEILSENGCVNRDNFLKKIMMRTWKDEGFGNAMARAGLVDVMQCKEDEVRTPFGCSKPPFPPHRDSNRVPVQHSRLDGGRIIHDKGIFKLYHHVEDGEQKPIRKPRVVGPPITGEKRPRKYVFLPGRSIGKGHKCRANEVRGRRSRCIQRKRPVGKRHHGVNENENEKGE
- the LOC6537451 gene encoding uncharacterized protein LOC6537451; protein product: MQVHRLFCGLLLYYSLLLASSQDEPKVPPTEPTASPIAAEEASKPASKPEASGSSKCKSDEILSENGCVNRDNFLNKIMLRTWKDEGFGNAMARAGLVDLMQCKEDEVRTPFGCSKPPFPPHRDSNRVPVHHSSLHREQIVYSNYGSVRSVHQEKIKIEKEKRAPYTGPPISGHNVPRENYILPGRLLRSARKCRPYESPGKDGQCHLKKGKTGNYKHGNHVYGLQLRHRHEAKG